The genomic interval actaaatgttttaacgtagagggggaatcgaggcgagggtcgtggtgtatgtgtgtctgtgtgtgtgtgtagagcgattcagactaaactactggaccgatctttatgaaatttgacatgagagttcctgggtatgatatcctcagatgtttttttcattttttcgataaatgtcttttatgacgtcatatccggcttttcgtgaaagttgaggcggcactgtcacgccctcattttttaaccaaattggttgaaattttggtcaagtaatcttcgacatagcccggactttggtatcgcatttcagcttggtggcttaaaaattaatcaatgactttggtcattaaaaatcggaaaataaaaaatatgttttatataaaacgatccaaatttacgttcatcttattcttcattattttctgattccaaaaacatataaatatgttatatttggattaacaacaagctctgaaaattaaatatataaacattattatcaaaattgttttttttttaaatctatttagaaacactttcatcttattccttgtcggttcctgattccaaaaacatatagatatgatatgtttggattaaaaacacgctcagaaagttaaaacgaagagaggtacagaaaagcgtgctatccttctcagcgcaacgaataccccgctcttcttgtcaattccactggcactgcctttgccacgggcggtggagtgacgatgctacgagtatacggtcttgctgcgttgcgttgcgttcagtttcattctgtgagttcgacagctacttgactaaatgttgtattttcgccttacgcgacttgttacatttagtcaagttttaacgtagaggggggaatcgagacgagggtcgtggtgtatgtgtgtctgtgtgtctgtgtgtctgtgtagagcgattcagactaaactactggaccgatctttatgaaatttgacatgagagttcctgggtatgaaatccccagacgtttttttttcattttttcgattaatgtcttttatgacgtcatacccggcttttcgtgaaagttgaggcggcactgtcacgctctcatttttcaaccaaattggttgaaattttggtcaagtaatcttcgacaaagcccggacttcggtattgcatttcagcttggtggcttaaaaattaattaatgactttggtcattaaaaatctgaaaattgtaaaaaaaaatttttttttttataaatcgatccaaatttacgttcatcttattccccatcattttctgattccaaaaacatatacatatgttatatatagattacaaacaagctctgaaaattaaaaatataaaaattattatcaaaattaaaatgtccaaatccatttaaaaacattttcatcttattccttgtcggttcctgattccaaaaacatatagatatgatatgtttggattaaaaacacgctcagaaagttaaaacgaagagtggtacagaaaagcgtgctatccttctcagcgcaagtactaccccgctcttcttgtcaacttcactgcctttgccgtgcgcggtggactgacgatgctacgagtatacggtcttgctgcgttgcattgcgttcagtttcattctgtgagttcgacagctacttgactaaatgttgtattttcgccttacgcgacttgttacatttagtcaagttttgactaaatgttttaacatagagggggaatcgagatgagggttgtggcgtatgtatgtatgtatgggtgtgtgtgtgtgtgtgtgtgtgtgtgtgtgtgtgtgtgtgtgtgtgtgtgtgtgtgtgtgtgtgtgtgtacagcgaatcaaagaaaactaccggaccgatcgcgatcttcatgaaactttacatgagagttcccgagtataatatccccacacgtttttttcatttttgttataaatgtctttgatgacgtcatatccggctttttgtgaaagttgaggcagcactgtcacgctctcatttttcaaccaaattggttgacattttggtcaagtaatcttcgacgaagcccggactttggtattgcatttcagcttggagacttacaaattaattcatgagtttgctcattaaagttgtcgttaaaatcgatttttcgcaaacagatttaaaattgattgcattgtatttctcatcttctcctgaattcaaaaatatatagatatgtcatgcttactctaaaaatatgctcagaatgaaaggaaataggttcagtaagtactacggacgcgtgcttcgcaGGGgagagcgtgacccgtctcggtcttcggtatggttagccgagactatctgaatgtagtctcggcgatgattggtttgtggtgttgatcttgactgaatgtctttatatcgcttcacgcgacttgtttttctctctgtttatcaTGCTGTCCCTTTTGAAATAGGCTTGGTTTCCCCGTGTACATACTTACGCTGGATCACCTCCTTTGTTGTTTAACATTGGTTCTTAAATTTTCATGACTTTCAGCATTGTATGTTCTGTCCTGCTTAATTCCCTTGAGTTGTGGATATTCTGCGATAGTTctctgatcttcttcttcttcttcgtcgttcgctcagacagcaactccggaggccctgatgaaggctgctgtacgccggaggctctCCATGGTTGTTCTCTGATCTTATAATGCAGGTTTAACACGCCAGACATGCCGGCAAATCAATGagtttatttctttgttgttgaaattcacCTCTCGGTGTTATTGATTATTTTGCATTTTCAGTATGAATTCTACTCTGGTAAAGGAAATGTGTGTCGAGGAGAAGATTGGTTCACGGAATATGCCAATCACCCGCAGTGTCAAATGAGAAGATCAAAGTTAATTCAGcgcagaaaaaaaaacccaaaccatgtgcatatatatatattttgtctttttacatttagtcaagttttgactaaatgttttaacgtagaggggggaatcgagacgagggtcgtggtgtatgtatgtgtgtgtgtgtgtgtgtgtgtgtgtgtgtgtgtgtgtgtgtgtgtgtgtgtgtgtgtctgtgtatctgtgtgtgtgcggtgtagagcgattctgattaaactactggaccgatctttatgaaatttgacatgagagtttctagGAATGATATGCCCggacctttttttaatttttttcgataaatgtctttgatcacgtcatatccggctttttgtaaaagttgaggcagcactgtcacaccctcatttttcaatcaaattgatttaaattttggccaagcaatattcgacaaaggccggactttggtattgcatttcagcttggtggattaacaaataattaatgaatttggtcattaaaaatcggaaacttgtcattaacattttttttaaacgattcaaaaacaatttcatcttattgttcgtcattttctgattccaaaaacatatacatatgctatatttggattacaaacaagctctgaaaattaaaaatatgaaaattatgattataattaattgtccgaaatcgatttcgaaacaatttcatcttattccttgttggtccctgattccaaaaacatatagatatgatatgtttggattaaaaacaaaccccGTACGCTAACAAGAAtagaaatacagaaaagcgtgttatcctactcagtgcgaccattaccgcactattctggcttgtcgatgtcactgcctttgccacgagcgatggactgacgaaactacgagtatgcggtcttggtgaaaaaatgcagtgcgttcagtttcattctgtgagttcgacagcttgactaaatgttgttatttcgctttacgctacttgttgtttgttttcatcTTGTCTCACTCTCAAGAAATACAACTTCCCAACAGGGCGTATATAAAACTGACCCATTTACAATCGGAAAACGTCCATTAGCTTACAATCATTGATTCTTTTTAGAATTATGCGGAAACTTGACGACATTACGCAATCGAGGTTTCCCGTTTGTGTACTTTCCGCTCCCCCGGTTCTGATGACGTAGTACGCTGGAGGGCAAAGCGACTTTGCGAGTCTACACGAATGATAAAGAGAGTGGTGGTTTCTGTCAATCTTTCGCTTGAACATGTCAAAACCCGGTGTCAAACCGCAAGAAAAGTATGTAGATACTTTAGATTCTGTATCCAGAAAGCGATATGAATCGAAATTGAGCGCGGTTGGCGGCCTAGATCCGTATGAAAATGGTCAGTGGAGTGACGATGTCGGTCTTTTTCCTCCTGTTGCCCAAGACGACATTTCCGACTATTTGGTGCATCGCACGAGCTATTATACAAGGAAATCATTTAAAGCGAATAAACAACTTGGTGCACACAACCAGCAGACATCAGGATGGGTGAAAAACTGTTCGCCCACAAACCCAGAGGCTGTGACAACACCATCATCACTGCTGAGGTAAgcacaaacactgaaacagtaacacacaacacagtagGCCCACTTTTTACTTTAGCCTACACCTTTGGGAAGGCATTGTGCCATCTTCACTTCAGCAGGTTTTGTCATAGTGTACTGTAAAATCTTGCATTATCAtgaaattaaataaaagtgtgCATAAAGTCAGTGTTCATTTGGGGTGTTTTTGTGACTGTCTTATGTGACATACATTCTCAAGCATGATTTCTCCTTTTGACTGATTTGACTCTTTTTGAGTCTTGACAAATTTGAGCGCTGTGTACTCTGAGTATGAGAAGTAGATTTATGAAGACACCAGGTTGGCATTGCTGTGTATTTGTTTGGATGACATGGTTCGGTTTTGGCACACTGACAGTATGTGATGTACATGCTTTGATGCTGAAGGTTTcatttggtgggtttttttgcacTGTGACTCACTATGTGTGCAACAGTGTTGGCGATAAATGTTCAAGTACTAGATTTATTATAGATTATTtacattgttgtttttgcttgCAGGTGTTCCATTCCCAGAGCCTGTGTGAGAAGCCGTTGAAGCCATGGGTGATCATCGAGCAAGATGGGACTGTTCTCACTGCACACTGCAACTGCATGGCAGGGATTGCGGAGTCTTGTAGCCACATCGCGGCAGTGTTGTTCACTGTATATGCATCTGTTCGAATTCGTGACAGCCAGACACCAACACAGGTGGGTTTTCACTTTTGTAGCTCTGTTATTTTGatattttcttctattttttttaaaagtttttgCACATTGTGCAAACAGTGAAGCATTACAGAAATGAAAACACGCGGAAAGATTTTTTTGGTTCACATTCTGTGCAATAACTTTTGAGCTgctccattttttttaaacatttaatATAATTTAAAATGCCTAAAAGTTGAAGAATTTTCTAGTTCACTGACAACCGCGCGAGTCACCTACGTTATAATTTAAATATATTAACATCTTTGTGGGATTTTGATCACACCCTCCCGTAGAATGCTTAATTGCTGTGTATACAGCAGTGGGAAAGGCCATTTGAGCCCTTGCAGGACCGAGAAATTGTTACTTTCATGACAATCTTTCAAACAAATTTGTAGCAAAATGCTAAACATTTTCATTCAATTGCAGGTGCCTGCTGGCTGGGTGGTTCCCCCAACGAAGGATGTTGTCTACAGGAAGGCTGCCGACATCGACTTTACGTCAGCTGCAACTAAGAAGCGTCGCTTGGATGGCTTTATCAACGGAACCCCAACTCTCACCAAAGCAAAGAGAAAACAAACCAATGTGGCTGCTCCAACTAAGGATGAACTGAATTCATTTTTTGAAGCATTTCAATTCTCAAAGACCGGTGTGAAACCGGCTGTGCTATCTCTTGTTCCAGAGTATGCGACGGACTACAAAAACCAACAAGCAACAGTGAGACTGCCAAAATTTCTGGGAGATTtagaagatgaagaacaggttCAGAGGACGTACAGTGAAGTTCTGCAGCATTGTGAAAATGTGGATATCTCTGTAACTGAAGAGCAATGCATCATCGCCGAAAGAGAAACCAGAGCGCAAAGGAATTCAAAGACCCGGGCCAGGCTCAGGACCGGGCGTATTACTGCATCACGGGCGCACCAAGCACTCCACACCAATCCAGCAAAGCCTTCAATGAGTCTCATCAGCCTGGTCTGCCGACCCAAGGGCCCAAGAAAAGAGACTGCTTCTATGCAGTGGGGCATTGAAAAAGAACACATCGCCTTGTCCGAATATGAAGAAATGGCTTCAAAACAGCACAAGCATTTTCAAATGGACAAGTGTGGACTCTTTATTCATGCCCAGTTCCCCTTCTTGGGTACCTCACCAGACGGTGTGCGATACTGCAGCTGCTGTGGCCGGGGATGCGTTGAGGTGAAATGCCCTGCTTCCAAGGCTTCCTGTACACTTTCAGAATGTTTGGAAGATCCCAAATTCTATTTGGAGAAAAGAGACAGGGTACTGAGCTTGAAGGAGAAGCATGAATACTACACACAAGTGCAGCTTCAGATGTCTGTTACCAAGACTGAGTTTTGTGACTTTGTTGTGTGGACGCCAAAGGATCTTGCGGTGGTCAAGGTGGAATATGACCCAGAGTTCATGCAAGATGCCCTGGAAAAGCTTGCCCATGTGTACCAGGTGGCAATCTTGCCAGAACTTGTGGGGAAAGTGTTTTCACGTGCAAGGCCACAGCCACCAACAGCCACCAACACACAGTCAGCATGTCCTCTGCCTCTGTCGCCAACCAAGGGAAGTGCAGCACAACTAACATGTTCTGGCAGCCCTGTCAAACTGTTTTGCTACTGTAAGAGAGGGGAAGAAGAAGATGCAATGGTTGCATGCGACAATGAGAATTGCAAGCTTGAGTGGTTCCATTTCTTCTGTGTTGGAATCAAAAGCGCACCAAAAGGCCAATGGTACTGTCCAGACTGTAGGCAGTTGCCCGAGTTCAGGCGCACAGGCAAATCTAAACCCAAAGTGTTGAGTCAACAACGGTTATAGGTGTTGGACTTTTGGAGTTCAGTTAatccttaggctggttgtcgcgctactttacgtatactgtcacctggttgtcacgacatatgacgcgctactggctcagtctgtttggtcggttccgattacctcccatggatgcgaaaacctatatgaccgtttctctctctgttaattcaccagtggctatgtaacatgtgttacataattgcaccagtgtaagggttaatatgCTTACtaattattttttcttcttctttggtaaGCATGTAATATTGTGAATTACTAGCATTGTAGCAGAAGCACATGACTTCACCATTAATTTTTATGGTTTGTCTCATGGCTGTTTACTGAATGTGTTGCACTACGACATGACTCCTTGTAAGAAAGTTGCATTTGATTTTGTgtattttcacacaaaaaagaaatgtaTGCCTATTTTTTGGTTTGCGTTATGCtgatttttcttgtttattgttttgcactatgacatacatgtatatggCTGCAAAAGTGCCATTTTGGTTTCATGAGTTTTTGAAAGAAAGCAGTGTTGCcgttttgttttggttaagcAATAAAGCTAGTTTCATGCATCTATGTTGTTTGTTTATGATTGTTGATGCGTAAATTAGAAAGCCACCTTAAACTTCTTGTTTTTCGCTTTTTCTtgcttcagagagagagagaactaagTTCTGCACAAACACTTTGAAATATATGGACAGAATGCACAATAATGTTGTCACCAGACTTGCAAAGTCACCATTTTATTTTCAATGAGAATTGCTTTACCACAAAAACAttcagagaagaaaacaaatgcaCATCACTACAATTAGTACAAAGTTACTGTGAACAAAACTACTAATCAAAAGGAACAACGGATGGACAAATAGTTACCAGAGCACAAGACACTGTGACAATTTGGTCCAAAGTGGTCGTAGTTGCACCTTCGGCACAAGTCAACATAGTGATTGGAATGGTAGAATCAATAATGGCATATTTTTGAATGATGTTACCAATCACCCTTTCAACATGAATCCGGACATGTGCTATTTTGCGGGTTGATTCAACATCAAAAGCAGATAGTTGCTTTTTACCTTTGATAAAAGCTGGTATTCTAACTTCAGCACACATCAGTCCAACACTATCATTGATATTAAACCCACGATCAGCCAAAACAAGGTCACCTGGTAGGAGATTGTCCAAAAATGTGCTGTTTTCAGTTACCCATTTGTCACTGGTTCTCCCGCCCCAACCTTCAGAAATGAATGACACAACTCCTTGTGGTGTTATGCCAATCAGGTACTTGATGGTGTTGTGATGTTTGTAGCTGGACCATGTTTGTGCCCTGGCAAGCAGATTTGAAGGAGTCTCGATAACAGTAACTTTGTTGCCAAAATCTGGTTTAAAATTAAATGGCATGGTTCTTCGCAAACTTTCTCTGTCCGGCCACGAGATGAGTGGCATCATCCTGACATACATGACATCCAGTACCTTGAGAAATATGCGTGACACTGAATTGTCAGAAATACGAAACAAATCAGCAACAACATGTCCAGGCAGATTCAATCTCAGTCTAGTGAGGACAATCAGCACTTGTTGAAATTTGCTTGTGATCGATCTGGGTCCACTAGAAATGTGAGGCGTGAGGAATGACACCAAAGCAGCAAGAGTCAAAAAAGATGGCAGGCCTGTGTAATACTTCACCTTCTCATCATCTCGAGACCCATCTTCATTACAAAAAAAAGAGTCATCTGACATGGTGGCGGCATTCAGTTTCATGCGTAGAGTAAGGTTTTCTGTTCTCAGAATCTGTAGCTCAGACTCCATGGCTTCTAGATAAGAGATGGTAAAGTCAGTATGGACTTCCTGTGCCACACTTTGTTGCAAATCAGAGGCCACTTCATCAAGCCCATAATCAGCATCCCCTTCAACATCACTCACAGATGCATCACTGTCAGTGGTGTCATCACTGTCATCAGCATGAACTGCAAAAGTAAGAACCATAACAGTTAACATACACATGACATTTTGTTTACTTGAAATGAATTCTATGTTTAGGTGATCATACAGCTTTGAAAtgattttggttgtttttaACTCAAGTTTAAATAAACGTTTCTTTTTGGTTGTGAAAAAACTTGAAACTGTATCTAAGCGCATAGTCCCCTTGAAAACTGTGCACTTACTGACATAGTAACAATAGCATTTCCTTTAAAAAGTGTTTACTTTTTAATTTCCCGCACCACATCAAGAATCTAAACACGAAGGTAGTGACATCATACATGACAATGCCAGATTTGCCAAAGTTGAAAATTGCATTTTCGAAAGGCgagattttttcaaaaacatAAGTTTTTTTGTGGCTGTAAAAATGATGTTAAAGATAAACAATGAAATGTTTTATGTGTAATATTTAGTGCATACCGTTGTGGTAATGTCCTTGTCTCTGTTGCTGTCTCTTCTGTTTCCTTTCGAACCGGTCCACATCAGTAGATGCACTTTTACTTTTGTAGCCAAGGTGCAAAGTTGGGATCCGGCTGGGTGCATCATCTCGGTAGAACTCAGCAGGTTTTCCTGTCATCAAAATCAAGTGAAAATGTAATAATAACTTCACTAAAACTTGACTTGT from Littorina saxatilis isolate snail1 linkage group LG7, US_GU_Lsax_2.0, whole genome shotgun sequence carries:
- the LOC138971960 gene encoding uncharacterized protein; its protein translation is MAGIAESCSHIAAVLFTVYASVRIRDSQTPTQVPAGWVVPPTKDVVYRKAADIDFTSAATKKRRLDGFINGTPTLTKAKRKQTNVAAPTKDELNSFFEAFQFSKTGVKPAVLSLVPEYATDYKNQQATVRLPKFLGDLEDEEQVQRTYSEVLQHCENVDISVTEEQCIIAERETRAQRNSKTRARLRTGRITASRAHQALHTNPAKPSMSLISLVCRPKGPRKETASMQWGIEKEHIALSEYEEMASKQHKHFQMDKCGLFIHAQFPFLGTSPDGVRYCSCCGRGCVEVKCPASKASCTLSECLEDPKFYLEKRDRVLSLKEKHEYYTQVQLQMSVTKTEFCDFVVWTPKDLAVVKVEYDPEFMQDALEKLAHVYQVAILPELVGKVFSRARPQPPTATNTQSACPLPLSPTKGSAAQLTCSGSPVKLFCYCKRGEEEDAMVACDNENCKLEWFHFFCVGIKSAPKGQWYCPDCRQLPEFRRTGKSKPKVLSQQRL
- the LOC138971961 gene encoding uncharacterized protein, which translates into the protein MVESESRKPAEFYRDDAPSRIPTLHLGYKSKSASTDVDRFERKQKRQQQRQGHYHNVHADDSDDTTDSDASVSDVEGDADYGLDEVASDLQQSVAQEVHTDFTISYLEAMESELQILRTENLTLRMKLNAATMSDDSFFCNEDGSRDDEKVKYYTGLPSFLTLAALVSFLTPHISSGPRSITSKFQQVLIVLTRLRLNLPGHVVADLFRISDNSVSRIFLKVLDVMYVRMMPLISWPDRESLRRTMPFNFKPDFGNKVTVIETPSNLLARAQTWSSYKHHNTIKYLIGITPQGVVSFISEGWGGRTSDKWVTENSTFLDNLLPGDLVLADRGFNINDSVGLMCAEVRIPAFIKGKKQLSAFDVESTRKIAHVRIHVERVIGNIIQKYAIIDSTIPITMLTCAEGATTTTLDQIVTVSCALVTICPSVVPFD